The Pseudobacteroides sp. sequence CTGAAAAATGATTTGTTGGGTAAACTTGCATTTATTGATAGTGTGTTAAGTGATATAAAGCTTAGAGCACCGGAAATAACTAAAGAGTATAAGCAAAAATTGGAGACTAGGATAAAAGAACTTACAGAGCAGCAAACTATAGATGAGAATCGTATAGCAACCGAGGTTGCTATATTTGCAGATAGATGCAGCATTGATGAGGAAATACAGAGACTGACCAGCCACATCATGCAAATGAGAGAAACTTTGGATCTGGGCATACCTGTAGGAAGAAAACTTGATTTTCTTGTGCAGGAAATGAACAGAGAGATTAATACCATTGGTTCAAAGGCAAATGATTTAAGTATTACAAAGAATGTTATCGACTTAAAAAGTGAACTAGAAAAAATACGTGAACAGATTCAGAACATAGAATAAGTCTTAGGAGGCTAAATATGAAGTTAATCAACATAGGATTTGGCAATATCGTGTCAGCGAACAGGCTAGTAGCCATTGTAAGTCCTGAATCAGCTCCAATCAAAAGGATTATACAGGAAGCCAGAGACAGGGGAATGCTAATTGATGCGACATATGGCAGAAGGACAAGAGCAGTAATAATTACCGACAGCGATCATATCATATTATCAGCGGTCCAGCCTGAAACAGTTGCACATAGGCTGAACGTAAAAGAAGCGGATAATGTAGATGAAATTATAGAAGAAGAAAAAGATTAATAAAAATTTGGAAAATTACGATAACAATTATGGGGATAGTGTTACAAAAATTATTTACCACTTCAATGCTAATTTATAGGAGGTTGATTATATATGATATATCCGCCAATAAGTTCACTTATGGAAAAGGTCGATAGCAGGTATACGCTCGTTGTTGCTACTGCAAAAAGGGCAAGACAGATTGCTGATGGTTCTAACAAGCTTACCAAATGCAGCTCTGAAAAGCCTGTAACAATTGCGATAAATGAAATTAATGAAAATAAGATTACATACGTGAGAACAAAAAGCGGTATTAAGTAATATTTTGTTCTTACTTAAAGCAATTAATCTTAGAATTTTAGGGTTTTTAAATAATTGATTTCAGAGAAATAAGATATGTGGATTGAGGTATGCAGCGGTATAAGCAGCTAATCAATCCAAATCTTATTTTTTTGATGTTAGGAACAAAATCCCTTTGGGATTTTATTAATGTCTAGGAAGTTATGAGTATGCAACACCACAATTTCTCACGACAACGATCAAGGTTGCAAAATCGCAAGCGATTTTGTTTTGAGGAGGGAAGTTTATGCTTAACGGTAAGAATGTCGTTCTTGGCGTATGCGGAGGCATTGCAGCATATAAGTCTGTTGAAATAGTAAGCAGGTTAAAAAAGCTTGGAGCGGAAGTAGATGTTATAATGACTGAAAGTGCCGAGAAATTTGTTGCACCTTTGACATTTAGGTCTATTTCACATAATCCGGTTATAACAGATATGTTTGCCGAACCGATTAATTATGATATAAAGCATATCTCACTTTCACAAAAAGCAGATATACTGGTAATAGCACCTGCAACTGCAAACATAATAGGAAAAATTGCAAACGGCATTGCTGATGACATGCTTACAACAACAGTTATGGCTACAAAGGCAAAAGTCCTTATAGTGCCTGCCATGAATGTAAATATGTATGAAAATGTTATTGTAAAAAACAATATCGAAAAGTTGAAAAAGCTGGGCTATGGATTTATGGAGCCGGATACAGGTATGCTTGCCTGCGGTGTAAATGCGAAAGGCCGGATGCCTGAGCCTCAATCGGTAATTGAAGCTATAGTGGACACGATGGCAGTAAAGGGAGATATGAAGAATATAAGGGTCCTTATAACTGCAGGTCCTACCAGAGAGGCTATTGACCCTGTTAGGTACATAACAAACCATTCCTCTGGCAAAATGGGGTATGCCATCGCAAAGGCGGCACAGAAACGTGGAGCTGATGTTTCTTTGGTAAGCGGGCCTGTAAGCATTGAGAAGCCTGAAAAAATAACTGTTTATAATGTAATTTCAGCTGATGAGATGTTTTTGAAGGTAAACGAGCTGTATGAGCCTGCAGATATAATCATAATGGCAGCAGCTGTTGCGGATTATAAGTGTTCTGTTGTTGCTGATACTAAAATAAAGAAATCCTCAGATGAATTAACATTGAGTCTTGTAAAGAACCCTGATATTGCATATAGTATAGGAAAGAAAAAGGGTAAAAGAGTTATGGTAGGGTTTTCTGCAGAGACTAATGATTTATATAAAAACGCAAAGTCTAAACTTGAAAATAAAAATATGGACATGATAGTTGCCAATGATCTAACAAAAGAAGGAGCAGGTTTTAACTGCGATACAAATATAGTTTCTATAATTGGAAATAACGGTGAAATATTGGAATTGCCCATAATGCCAAAGGAAAAGGTTGCGGATGAGATATTGAATTATGCAGTCAGAGTCTATTATCAAAAGAAAGAAAGCAATACTTGAAAGGAATTCAATAGTGAAGATGGTCAAGTATTAACATAAATACATATTCCCAAAATATATATGAATGTAGTTAAAAACCGAAGGAGGAATTGACAGTGGTAGAAAAATCGATGGA is a genomic window containing:
- the remA gene encoding extracellular matrix/biofilm regulator RemA; protein product: MKLINIGFGNIVSANRLVAIVSPESAPIKRIIQEARDRGMLIDATYGRRTRAVIITDSDHIILSAVQPETVAHRLNVKEADNVDEIIEEEKD
- the rpoZ gene encoding DNA-directed RNA polymerase subunit omega translates to MIYPPISSLMEKVDSRYTLVVATAKRARQIADGSNKLTKCSSEKPVTIAINEINENKITYVRTKSGIK
- the coaBC gene encoding bifunctional phosphopantothenoylcysteine decarboxylase/phosphopantothenate--cysteine ligase CoaBC, producing MLNGKNVVLGVCGGIAAYKSVEIVSRLKKLGAEVDVIMTESAEKFVAPLTFRSISHNPVITDMFAEPINYDIKHISLSQKADILVIAPATANIIGKIANGIADDMLTTTVMATKAKVLIVPAMNVNMYENVIVKNNIEKLKKLGYGFMEPDTGMLACGVNAKGRMPEPQSVIEAIVDTMAVKGDMKNIRVLITAGPTREAIDPVRYITNHSSGKMGYAIAKAAQKRGADVSLVSGPVSIEKPEKITVYNVISADEMFLKVNELYEPADIIIMAAAVADYKCSVVADTKIKKSSDELTLSLVKNPDIAYSIGKKKGKRVMVGFSAETNDLYKNAKSKLENKNMDMIVANDLTKEGAGFNCDTNIVSIIGNNGEILELPIMPKEKVADEILNYAVRVYYQKKESNT